ATTAATTACGAACTGTTCTTTGACTATCATGGATTGCCCATTCGGCCATTAAATGCATGAGCGGGATCAATTCCCGACCCGAATCACTCAATGAATAAGTAACAAAAGGTGGAACTACCACTTCAGCCTTACGGATAACCAGACGATCAGCTTCCAACTGCTTCAGGCTTTGAATCAGCATCTTCTCCGTAATCACCGGAATAGCCCTTTTGAGTTCACTGTAACGCTTTGGTCCTGTGATCAGCTGAAAAATAATAATCGATTTCCAGTGACCACCTATCTTATTCATTACATAGGTAACCGGGCATTTAAGCTCTGACAGCTCTTTATTAATGTTAGTACTCGAACTCTCTTTAATCTTAGTCATGATACATACTCTGGGGTAAGTACTTGTAAAAAAGTAAGTACAAATATACCTTTGTCTTATTGATAATAAAAAATTAAAACTATGAAATTTACAATAACAGGTTCTTTAGGAAATATAAGCAAACCATTAACACAAATATTAGTTAATGCAGGTCATGAGGTTACCGTCATCAGCAGTAATACTGATAAAACAAAAGATATTGAAGCACTTGGTGCAAAAGCAGCCATTGGCTCGATTGATGATATTGACTTTCTGACCAGGACATTTACAGGTGCGGATGCCATCTATGTGATGTGTCCGCCTAGTTTCACAACAGACGATTACAGAGCTTATATTTCAGCCACAGGTCGTAATTATGCTGCAGCCATACAGGCATCCGGAGTTAAGCAGATCGTAAATTTAAGCAGCATTGGTGCACATTTATCAGACGGCACAGGCCCGATCAAAGGCTTACATGATGTAGAACAAATTTTTAATACCCTTGAAGGCGTTGCTGTTAAACATATGCGCCCGTCTTACTTCTATTTCAATCTTTATGGCAGCGCCGATATGATCAGACACGCTGGTATTCTGGGCAGTAACTATGGCGAATCAGCTACATTAGTGATGGTTCATCCTACAGATATTGCTATAGCAATTGCAGAAGAAATACAACAGCCATTCACCGGAAAAAGTGTTCGTTATGTAACCAGTGACGTACGTCCGGCTGGTGAAGTAGCAACAGTATTAGGTAATGCAATAGGCAAACCCGAATTAAAATGGGTAGAATTTACTGATCAGCAGGCCTTAGAAGGAATGATCCAGGCAGGATTATCTGAGGAAATAGCTAAAAATTATGTAGAAATGGGTTCAGCAATCAGATCTGGTGTACTATGGGAAGATTTTGAATTAAACAAACCCGTATTTTCAGCTACGAAACTGGAAGACTTCGCAAAGGAATTTGCAGCTGGTTTTTAATATTCCAATAAGCTGTAAAAAAGTGGATTGCCTATGGCAATCCACTTTTTTATGATTTGTTATACGGGTTCCAATTCCGTAGTAATTCCAATTCTGTTCCAGGCATTAATGGTAATAATAGCCATAATAATATCAGCCAGATAAGCCTCATCAAAAAGATCTGCCGCATTCTTATAGGTTGTATCAGATACGTGGATACTGATTAAAGTCACTTCTTCAGTAAGCGCCAGTATTGCACGTTCCTGCTCGTCAAAAAACGGGGTATCGCGCCATGCAGAAAGCGCATAGATCCGTTGTTCTGTTTCTCCATCTTTACGGGCATCTAAAGTATGCATGTTGATACAGAAAGCGCAGCCGTTAATCTGAGAAGCTCTGATTTTAATCAGGTCTTTATGTCTGGTGGTCAAACCAGTACTTTCAATATATTTTTCCAAAGCCAGCATCGCATTATATGCTACTGGTTTTACTTTGTTGATCTTAATTCTGTTGCTCATCTTTTTTCTTTTTGTTCTCACAAACTTCGGTAATAACAAGGCTCAGAACAATGAACCGCAGTTAAGAAAATACGACCTGGAATTTTAATCTTTCCTGGCTCTTAAGCGACTTAAAAACTGCGGGGTAAAACCCAGATATGAGGCGAGCATATATTGAGGAACCCGCTGTACAAAATCCGGGAACAATTTGGAAAAATGTCTGTACCGCTCCTCTTCCGTCTGGTTAAAGATAAATCCTATTCTACGCTGAGCAGCCACAAATGATTTCTGCATCATGATTCTGAAATAAGTTTCCAAAGCCGGAACCTCTTTGAAAAGCATCACAGTGTCTTTCTCATTTAACAAGAGTAATTCAGCTTCTTCTATAGCCTGAATATAACAGGTGGCGGGCTGATGGTTTAATAAACTATCATGATCGGCAATCCACCAGTTCTCAATACCAAAATGAATAATCTGCTCATTAAGTTTCCTGTTGATAAAAAACTGACGCAAACAACCTTTGACTACAAAGTAATTTCCCTTACACAACTTGCCGGGTTCAAGCAGAAATTCTTTCCTTTTCAGTTTTTTAAGTTCAAGCTTATCACACAGAAGCTGCTCTTCCTGCGGTTCCAGTTGTACATATTTCCGGATGTGGTCTAAAAGTTCCTGATACATTTGACTACAATAATAATCATTAACAGTTTAAACAAGATTAACGGGCACAAATAAGATTAATCTATTTGTGATTGCAACATTTACAACAAACTGTAGTCTAAACCTTTAGAAAACCTGTCAAACCATAAAAACTAATCATATGAATACCAAACCTTTTACAGCAAAAACCCTGGCCATCCTGTTAAGTTTTGTCTTTATTTATAGCGGATGTAAAAATTTTCCCGGGGATCGTTCAGTCATCGTCAAAGAAACTCCGGAAAAATATCAGTTAGCTATCACTTATGATAAAGACAAAACGGATACTGTTGAGCATTATCTTACCGGATTTATAGGTCAGGATGCGATTTTCACACCTGAACATCCTTCGGAGATCAGCATTACCATGGCCGACAAGACCAATTTCCTGGTTCAATCCACGCCGGGAGAATTTAAATTGACATTCGACAAATTAAAAAACAGTAAAGCTGCACTTCAGCATGTTAAAAAAATCAATGAGGATCTGAGACAAATTCTCAATTAGCCTTTGGGTTTCGATGTTTGCCTTTCCAGAGTTTATACCAGTTTTTATTGGAGGGATACCTGCGGTGCGGAGTTGCATTATTACAGATTACAGCCACAATAAATAAAATCAGTACTCCGGTAAATATCGGGCTTAAAACATAGAAATAACCCAGAGAATTAATCTTGGCTGTGCCTGTTGTTGCAATGAGTGCGGTTGCGCCACCCGGCGGATGAAGTGTTTTGGTAATCTGCATCACTACAATAGAGAGTGAAACTGCAAGAGCCGAACTTAACCAGACTTCGCCGGGAATTAATTTATGCATCGTTACTCCTACTATTGCCGAAAGCACGTGTCCGCCGATTAAATTTCTTGGTTGTGCTAACGGGCTATTGATAATTCCATAAATCAAGACCGATGAAGCTCCGAAAGAACCAATCATAAAAAGGTTTTCATAAGCGGTGAAATATTTACTGTTCAGAAAACCTATAATACCTATACCCAGAAATGCACCAAAAAAGGTCCACATATGTTCTCTGAAATCTATCAGGGTTTCTTTGTAAAAGATATATTTTGCTTTTCTGACGTGCCTTCTTATTTTATGTCTCATATAATCTGCGGCAAAAATAGGGCTTTGTTTGACAAGAACAATTAAAGACCGGAGTAATAATCATAACCCTGTTCGGCCCAGTAGTCCCGTGGCCGCTGGTTACTAAAACTGATCGAACCTATTCTTTTCAGATTTTTAATTCCATATTTAACCGGAACGATCAGCCTGAGTGGCGCACCATGTACATCCGTTATAGGCTGATCATTCATTTCGTAGGCCAGTATAGTCTGCGGATGTAATGCACTTTCCATATCCAGCCCGACATAATATGCTCCGTCAGGTGTCTCCATACCTACATATTCCATCCCTGCCTGTTCCAGTAACTGATAATGTTCGATAAAATCAATAAAACGAACACCAGCCCAGTGTTGTATCTGGTCCCACCCTTCCACACATTTAAAATCATATACAATCTCTGTTTTAGGCAGAGACCTGATCTCTTTAATATCAACTTTCAGTGTATTATCCCGGCTTTTCACCACCGATAACTTCCAGTCTTCTGCATTAAAATTATCGTTATTCATACCAATATCACTGTTCACTCTGACATTTTTTGCAGCGCGCTCCTTTGGATAAGTTTTAACCTCATGTTCATTGCTAAAGATCCTCCTGAAAAATAACTCTGTTTTGTTAAGTGCTCTTCTTAGAGGCCTCCTTGCCCCTGCTGTAACTCCGGCAGTTTCTTCCGGTGAGTTATAAAGCCATTTCCATCCGCCAAAAGCAGCCCCGCCACCAATAAAAAAAGTAGCAAAGGATATAAAGTTACGCCGTTTAATTTTCTTCTCAGTGGCCAGCTCCCGGAGTTCAGCACTATTGGTCTTTTTTTCCATCTGCTTTTTTAGGTTTTAGATTTGCTGGTATTTTACTTTTTTGCCGTATAGGTTTTCCTTTTTTAGCGTCTTTAGCATTCGGTAATATTTCCGGATTAACAATAGCGGGTATTTCCACATGTTCAATGACAACCTGTACTTCCCTGACCTCGAAACCTGAAACTATAGCCCTGAAATTATTCCAACCGGCTAGTATAACCTGCACAATATGAATCATAAAAAATAACACATACCCTACAGTGAGTGCAAAGTGAAAAATCCTTGCCAGATGATAACCACCGCATAACCA
This portion of the Pedobacter lusitanus genome encodes:
- a CDS encoding winged helix-turn-helix transcriptional regulator; translation: MTKIKESSSTNINKELSELKCPVTYVMNKIGGHWKSIIIFQLITGPKRYSELKRAIPVITEKMLIQSLKQLEADRLVIRKAEVVVPPFVTYSLSDSGRELIPLMHLMAEWAIHDSQRTVRN
- a CDS encoding NAD(P)H-binding protein produces the protein MKFTITGSLGNISKPLTQILVNAGHEVTVISSNTDKTKDIEALGAKAAIGSIDDIDFLTRTFTGADAIYVMCPPSFTTDDYRAYISATGRNYAAAIQASGVKQIVNLSSIGAHLSDGTGPIKGLHDVEQIFNTLEGVAVKHMRPSYFYFNLYGSADMIRHAGILGSNYGESATLVMVHPTDIAIAIAEEIQQPFTGKSVRYVTSDVRPAGEVATVLGNAIGKPELKWVEFTDQQALEGMIQAGLSEEIAKNYVEMGSAIRSGVLWEDFELNKPVFSATKLEDFAKEFAAGF
- a CDS encoding carboxymuconolactone decarboxylase family protein: MSNRIKINKVKPVAYNAMLALEKYIESTGLTTRHKDLIKIRASQINGCAFCINMHTLDARKDGETEQRIYALSAWRDTPFFDEQERAILALTEEVTLISIHVSDTTYKNAADLFDEAYLADIIMAIITINAWNRIGITTELEPV
- a CDS encoding Crp/Fnr family transcriptional regulator, giving the protein MYQELLDHIRKYVQLEPQEEQLLCDKLELKKLKRKEFLLEPGKLCKGNYFVVKGCLRQFFINRKLNEQIIHFGIENWWIADHDSLLNHQPATCYIQAIEEAELLLLNEKDTVMLFKEVPALETYFRIMMQKSFVAAQRRIGFIFNQTEEERYRHFSKLFPDFVQRVPQYMLASYLGFTPQFLSRLRARKD
- a CDS encoding HPP family protein codes for the protein MRHKIRRHVRKAKYIFYKETLIDFREHMWTFFGAFLGIGIIGFLNSKYFTAYENLFMIGSFGASSVLIYGIINSPLAQPRNLIGGHVLSAIVGVTMHKLIPGEVWLSSALAVSLSIVVMQITKTLHPPGGATALIATTGTAKINSLGYFYVLSPIFTGVLILFIVAVICNNATPHRRYPSNKNWYKLWKGKHRNPKAN
- a CDS encoding molybdopterin-dependent oxidoreductase: MEKKTNSAELRELATEKKIKRRNFISFATFFIGGGAAFGGWKWLYNSPEETAGVTAGARRPLRRALNKTELFFRRIFSNEHEVKTYPKERAAKNVRVNSDIGMNNDNFNAEDWKLSVVKSRDNTLKVDIKEIRSLPKTEIVYDFKCVEGWDQIQHWAGVRFIDFIEHYQLLEQAGMEYVGMETPDGAYYVGLDMESALHPQTILAYEMNDQPITDVHGAPLRLIVPVKYGIKNLKRIGSISFSNQRPRDYWAEQGYDYYSGL